One genomic segment of Catalinimonas alkaloidigena includes these proteins:
- a CDS encoding FecR family protein: protein MHQLLVKYLENKCTAHELTQVLTYLQTEGGQRHLGELMDNEINDDDIHAVEDADYEKVYDRIRNNIKQEAFQSKSATILPYKKWLSIAATISGLILLATVGLLFLYPNETVYETAYGETKSITLPDGSSVTLNANSSLLVKNDFSDQREVWLDGEAFFEVEKTKGQSDNAYVKFIVHTDRLDVEVIGTSFNVQDWKEKTQVVLASGKVKLKANGNEVLTMAPGELAEVLADDSSIQKKIVNPEVYSSWTENQLLCNDTPFKDLAKVIQRRFGKEVVFQDSTLQTLEVSGTLPLHDLALLTEILQESLFIKIQANDDTLFVSKAEK, encoded by the coding sequence ATGCATCAACTGCTGGTCAAATATCTGGAAAACAAATGTACTGCTCATGAGCTAACGCAGGTGCTGACCTATCTGCAAACTGAGGGGGGGCAGCGACATCTGGGGGAGCTCATGGACAACGAAATCAATGATGATGACATCCATGCAGTGGAAGATGCTGACTACGAAAAGGTATATGATCGTATCAGAAACAACATAAAGCAGGAGGCTTTTCAAAGCAAGTCAGCTACCATCTTACCCTACAAAAAGTGGTTGAGCATAGCAGCTACTATTTCCGGGCTTATACTACTGGCTACTGTCGGCTTGCTCTTTTTGTATCCTAATGAGACTGTTTATGAGACAGCTTATGGCGAAACAAAATCAATTACGCTTCCTGACGGCTCCTCAGTCACACTAAATGCAAACTCAAGCTTGCTTGTAAAAAATGATTTTTCTGACCAAAGAGAAGTGTGGCTGGATGGTGAGGCTTTCTTTGAAGTGGAGAAAACTAAAGGTCAATCTGATAATGCATATGTAAAATTTATTGTGCACACGGACAGACTAGATGTAGAGGTCATCGGGACTTCATTCAACGTACAGGACTGGAAAGAAAAAACCCAGGTAGTACTCGCAAGTGGAAAGGTAAAACTCAAGGCAAACGGAAATGAAGTGCTAACCATGGCACCGGGTGAGCTGGCAGAGGTTTTGGCGGATGACTCTTCTATTCAGAAAAAAATTGTCAATCCTGAGGTCTATTCTTCCTGGACAGAAAACCAGCTGCTATGTAATGATACACCTTTCAAAGATTTAGCCAAAGTTATTCAGCGGAGGTTTGGTAAGGAAGTGGTTTTTCAGGATAGTACGCTACAAACTTTAGAAGTCAGCGGAACACTGCCATTGCACGATCTGGCGCTGCTTACAGAAATACTTCAAGAGTCTTTATTCATTAAAATACAGGCAAACGATGACACGCTATTCGTAAGTAAAGCAGAAAAATGA
- a CDS encoding RNA polymerase sigma factor translates to MNVIRSEQKRVKYAALASSEKSEITNRTEEEVSYQECKKIVDKGINSLSDHKKKIYRLKVIEGYSNQEIADKLGISEHTVRSQVSQSSKYMREFLNKVITIIAALSYFI, encoded by the coding sequence TTGAATGTAATCAGAAGTGAGCAAAAACGTGTCAAATATGCAGCTTTAGCATCAAGTGAGAAATCCGAAATCACTAACCGAACCGAAGAAGAAGTATCATATCAAGAGTGTAAAAAAATAGTAGACAAAGGAATAAATAGCCTTTCCGACCATAAGAAAAAAATCTACCGCTTAAAAGTCATAGAAGGTTATTCCAACCAGGAAATCGCTGATAAGCTGGGGATTTCTGAGCATACTGTACGTTCTCAGGTTTCTCAATCCAGTAAATACATGCGGGAATTTCTAAACAAAGTCATCACCATAATTGCCGCGCTAAGCTACTTCATCTGA
- a CDS encoding RNA polymerase sigma factor, translated as MLRKDEKLLTHQLKQGNESAFEQIYHLYKRPLFSFALRFIKDKELAEDALQEVFIKLWNNSHGLDEKLSVKVFLFTCLKKTIF; from the coding sequence ATGTTGCGAAAGGATGAAAAGCTATTGACCCATCAGTTAAAGCAAGGAAACGAGTCAGCATTTGAACAAATTTACCATCTTTATAAACGTCCTCTCTTCAGTTTCGCGCTCCGCTTCATCAAGGATAAAGAACTGGCAGAAGATGCTTTGCAGGAAGTTTTTATCAAATTATGGAATAACAGCCACGGTTTAGATGAAAAGCTATCCGTTAAAGTATTTTTGTTTACTTGCTTAAAAAAAACCATCTTTTGA